The following coding sequences are from one Triticum aestivum cultivar Chinese Spring chromosome 5A, IWGSC CS RefSeq v2.1, whole genome shotgun sequence window:
- the LOC123103275 gene encoding pre-mRNA-splicing factor 38 — translation MANRTDPLARSIHGTNPQNLVEKIVRAKIYQSNYWKEQCFGLTAETLVDKAMELDHTGGTHGGNRRPTPFLCLALKMLQIQPDKEIVVEFIKNEDYKYVRVLGAFYLRLTGTVADVYQYLEPLYNDYRKIRQKLSDGKFTLTHVDEFIDELLTKDYSCDTALPRIQKRWILEASGTLEPRRSALEDDFDEEEEDKEDGQPMDVDEPNTREKDHLRGRSPTKERDRERERDRDRKHERHHRDRDHDRDRDHDRDYGRGRERDRDRDRGRERDRERDRERDRHRTRDDDYNRDRDRDGRERERRDRDRGRHRSCSRSRSRDRRERDREVGELRKRRGRGSASPPRGRAEDGPREEPNKKRKEKKEKKGSGNGPDPNDPEIIEMNKLRASIGLGPLK, via the exons ATGGCGAACCGCACGGACCCCCTGGCCCGGAGCATCCACGGCACCAACCCTCAGAACCTGGTGGAGAAGATCGTGCGGGCCAAGATCTACCAGAGCAACTACTGGAAGGAGCAGTGCTTCGGCCTCACGGCGGAGACCCTGGTCGACAAGGCCATGGAGCTCGACCACACCGGCGGCACCCACGGCGGCAACCGCAGGCCGACCCCCTTCCTCTGCCTCGCCCTCAAGATGCTCCAGATCCAGCCCGACAAGGAAATCGTCGTCGAGTTCATCAAGAACGAGGACTACAA GTATGTCCGGGTTCTTGGGGCCTTCTACCTGCGCCTCACTGGCACCGTCGCCGACGTTTACCAGTACCTCGAGCCGCTTTACAACGACTACCGCAAGATTAGGCAAAAGCTCAGCGATGGAA AATTCACGCTGACACACGTTGACGAATTCATTGACGAGCTCCTGACCAAGGACTATAGCTGCGACACTGCCCTCCCCCGCATTCAGAAAAG ATGGATCCTTGAAGCTTCTGGAACTCTAGAACCTAGAAGAAGTGCACTTGAAGACGATtttgatgaagaggaggaagataaGGAGGATGGACAGCCTATGGACGTAGACGAGCCTAACACTCGTGAAAAG GACCATCTTCGTGGAAGGAGCCCCACCAAAGAACGGGATAGGGAAAGGGAGAGGGACAGAGACAGGAAACACGAAAGGCATCACAG GGACCGAGATCATGACAGAGATCGGGATCATGACAGGGACTATGGAAGAGGCCGGGAAAGAGATCGAGACAGAGATAGAGGCCGtgaaagagatagagagagggatAGGGAACGAGACCGTCACCGGACCCGAGATGACGATTACAACCGAGATCGAGACCGGGATGGCAGGGAAAGGGAACGCCGGGACAGAGACCGTGGCAGGCACAGGAGTTGCTCAAGGAGCAGGAGCCGGGATCGGCGTGAAAGAGACCGTGAAGTGGGAGAGCTCCGTAAGAGGCGTGGCCGTGGTAGTGCCAGTCCTCCTCGAGGGCGTGCCGAGGATGGTCCGAGGGAGGAGCCTAATaagaagagaaaggaaaagaaagagaagaagggCAGCGGGAACGGTCCAGATCCTAATGATCCAGAGATTATAGAGATGAACAAGCTGCGTGCATCGATAGGGTTGGGACCACTGAAGTAG
- the LOC123103274 gene encoding RNA pseudouridine synthase 4, mitochondrial — MAALLLLRRLAAGGAVARLQQPYAGLATAAARQEALDSTSEESGRPDKGNKNRWMELPPFTPVDAAAAARAIFRGQGGDEIEGSSNSTAIRWVRRCCPHLPASLVQKLFRLRKVKKNAVTAETSSTDASAEQFRLRRVSAKDHLVPGDTLFLPVNIQESPVAEKARKFDNRNEIDFLRSLEIYKDKAIIVVNKPPGMPVQGGVGIKNSIDVLAPMFEENSSDAPRLVHRLDRDCSGVLVLGRTQLSASILHAIFREKTADALADGTQQVLQRKYVALVMGTPRHPKGLLSAPLAKVLLQDGKSERLTVRAGPNTTSVQDALTEYRVIESCPRGFTWLELFPLTGRKHQLRVHCAEVLGTPIVGDYKYGRQAHQDWTPLPVPQTVDEELLRKQRLPFGLVLGGGSVAEEQPQLHLHCKQMMLPDISTAVQGLQSEDAERDFSGLEKLSFVAPLPLHMRLSWEVLKSVDK, encoded by the exons ATGGCGGCGCTCCTCTTACTCCGAAGGCTGGCGGCCGGCGGCGCGGTGGCAAGGCTGCAGCAACCATACGCCGGCCTAGCCACCGCAGCAGCGAGGCAGGAAGCTCTAGACTCTACCAGCGAGGAGAGCGGCCGGCCGGACAAGGGGAACAAGAACCGCTGGATGGAGCTCCCCCCGTTCACGCCGGTCGATGCCGCCGCCGCTGCGAGAGCCATTTTTCGAGGGCAGGGAGGAGATGAGATAGAAGGGAGCTCCAACTCCACCGCCATCAGATGGGTCCGGCGATGCTGCCCCCACCTGCCCGCCTCGCTGGTGCAGAAGCTCTTCCGCCTCCGCAAG GTTAAGAAGAATGCTGTGACTGCTGAGACATCTTCCACAGATGCTAGTGCTGAGCAATTCCGGTTGAGAAGG GTTTCGGCGAAAGATCACCTAGTACCTGGCGATACCCTCTTTCTACCTGTTAATATTCAAGAATCTCCTGTTGCTGAGAAGGCCAGGAAATTTGATAACAGGAATGAGATTGATTTTTTACGTAGCCTTGAGATTTACAAG GATAAAGCCATCATTGTGGTCAACAAACCCCCTGGAATGCCGGTTCAA GGTGGTGTTGGCATAAAAAACAGTATAGATGTGCTTGCCCCGATGTTTGAAGAAAATTCTTCTGATGCACCTCGCCTG GTCCACAGACTTGATAGGGATTGTAGCGGCGTCCTTGTTCTGGGTAGAACTCAACTTAGTGCTTCCATTTTGCATGCTATCTTTCGTGAGAAAACTGCTGATGCTTTAGCTGAT GGTACTCAACAAGTATTGCAACGAAAATATGTTGCACTTGTTATGGGAACACCTAGACATCCCAAGGGTTTACTTTCGGCTCCACTTGCGAAG gttttattacaagatggcaagtCTGAGCGTCTGACAGTTAGAGCTGGTCCAAATACTACGTCTGTTCAGGATGCTTTGACAGAATACAGAGTGATTGAATCTTGCCCCCGAG GGTTCACTTGGTTGGAACTATTTCCTCTTACTGGAAGAAAGCATCAG CTCCGAGTCCACTGTGCAGAGGTTCTCGGAACGCCGATCGTAGGGGACTACAAGTACGGGCGGCAAGCGCACCAGGACTGGACGCCTCTTCCCGTGCCGCAAACCGTCGACGAGGAACTGCTCAGGAAGCAGAGGCTTCCCTTTGGCCTTGTCCTGGGTGGCGGGAGCGTCGCGGAGGAGCAGCCTCAGTTGCATCTGCACTGCAAGCAGATGATGCTCCCTGATATCTCAACTGCCGTCCAAGGGTTGCAGTCTGAAGACGCCGAGCGTGACTTCTCGGGTCTCGAGAAGCTCAGCTTCGTTGCTCCATTGCCGCTGCACATGCGGCTGAGCTGGGAGGTTTTGAAGTCCGTTGACAAGTAA
- the LOC123103276 gene encoding triacylglycerol lipase 1 gives MAVPGGGAAAALALTLLLLLCSCVSGAAHASSALRHAAPRGDAGGGLCGQLLLPLGYPCTEHTVETNDGFLLSLQHIPHGKNGIADNTGPPVFLQHGLFQGGDTWFINSAEQSLGYILADNGFDVWIGNVRGTRWSKGHSTFTVHDKLFWDWSWQELAEYDLLAMLSYVYTVRQSKILYVGHSQGTIMGLAAFTLPEITKMISAAALLCPISYLDHVSASFVLRAVGMHLDQMLLTMGFHQLNFRSDMGVQIVDSICDDGHVDCNDLLSSITGENCCFNGSRIDHYLEYEPHPSSTKNLHHLFQMIRKGTFARYDYGLWGNLRHYGQLLPPPFDLSSIPESLPMWMGYGGLDALADVTDVARTVKELRSTPELLYISGYGHIDFVMSVKAKDDVYVDLMRFLRLRANGSLHSSY, from the exons ATGGCGGTCCCGGGAGGAGGTGCCGCCGCCGCGCTCGCCctgaccctcctcctcctcctctgctcctgcGTTTCCGGCGCGGCCCACGCCTCCTCCGCCCTccgccacgccgcgccgcgcggCGACGCCGGCGGCGGACTCTGCGGGCAGCTGCTCCTGCCGCTGGGCTACCCGTGTACCGAGCACACC GTTGAAACAAACGATGGCTTTCTTTTATCTCTTCAGCATATTCCACATGGCAAAAATGGAATTGCAGACAATACTGGACCTCCAGTTTTTCTTCAACATGGTCTTTTTCAG GGAGGAGATACATGGTTCATAAATTCTGCTGAACAGTCGCTTGGATATATCCTTGCTGATAATGGGTTCGATGTTTGGATTGGAAATGTTCGTGGAACACGTTGGAGTAAAGGCCATTCCACTTTCACTGTGCATGATAAG CTTTTCTGGGATTGGAGCTGGCAAGAGCTTGCTGAATATGATCTTCTGGCAATGTTAAGCTACGTTTATACAGTTAGGCAGTCCAAAATTTTGTATGTGGGGCATTCACAG GGAACTATTATGGGTTTGGCTGCTTTTACATTGCCTGAAATCACAAAGATGATTAGCGCTGCTGCACTTCTTTGTCCAATTTCTTACCTTGATCATGTTAGTGCTAGTTTTGTTCTCAGAGCAGTTGGCATGCATCTTGACCAG ATGCTTCTTACCATGGGCTTCCATCAGCTGAACTTCCGGAG CGATATGGGAGTTCAAATAGTAGATTCTATATGCGATGATGGACATGTGGACTGCAACGATTTGCTGTCTTCGATAACAG GGGAAAATTGTTGCTTCAATGGATCACGGATTGACCATTACTTGGAGTACGAACCTCATCCATCATCAACTAAAAACTTGCATCATCTTTTTCAGA TGATCAGGAAAGGCACTTTCGCAAGGTACGACTATGGATTGTGGGGAAACCTAAGGCACTACGGCCAGCTGTTGCCCCCTCCATTTGACCTAAGCAGCATACCAGAATCACTGCCGATGTGGATGGGGTACGGAGGTCTTGATGCATTGGCTGATGTCACTGATGTCGCGCGTACCGTCAAAGAGCTGAGATCTACGCCAGAGCTGCTATACATTAGTGGCTATGGCCACATTGATTTCGTCATGAGCGTGAAGGCCaaagatgatgtttatgtcgactTGATGAGGTTCCTCCGCCTTAGGGCAAATGGATCATTGCACAGTAGCTACTAG